The stretch of DNA CGTCGTCGCCTTCAACGGGGGCATGGACCAATACAAGTCCCTGGGAGTGCCCCAGTACTTCGGACAGGACGAGAAACTCGCCGGGATCTCGGCCGGGCAGCGCCTGACCGCCGACGGCGCCAAGAAGGCGCTGTGCATCATCCAGGAACAAGGGCAGGTCGCACTCGAGACCCGCTGCGCGGGCGTGATCGAGGGCTTCAAGGGGCAGACCGAGATCCTCAACGTCAACAGCAAGGACATGCCCTCCGTCGAAGCCACGATCACCGCGAAGCTGCAGCAGGACCCCTCCATCGACCACGTCGTCGCCCTCGGCGCACCGATCGCCTTGACCGCCGTCCAATCCAAGGCCAACGCAAACAGTTCCGCGACGATCGTCACCTTCGACACCAACGCCGCGCTCGTCGACGCCATCAAGGCCGGGGACGTGCAGTGGGCGATCGACCAGCAGCCCTTCCTGCAGGGCTACCTCGCCGTCGACTCGCTGTGGCTGTACCTGAACAACCGCAACACAATCGGCGGCGGTATGCCGACGCTGACCGGTCCCGCCTTCATCGACCAATCCAACATCGACTCGATCGCCGAGTACGCCCAGGCCGGAACCCGCTGAGCACGGTGCCCGGCACACCGTGCCGGGCACCGTCGGCGTCACGGAAGGAAAGTCATGTCCACACAACAAGATCTCGACCTGTCCAGCCACAAGGTCGTTCACGACGAGCGGGTGAAGGAACAAAAACGCCTGCAACGTCTGCTGCTTCGCCCGGAGATCGGGTCCCTGTTCGGTGCGATCGCGATCTTCGTCTTCTTCATGATCGTCGCACCCCCGTTCCGCAGCCCCGAAGCCCTCGCCACCGTCCTCTACGCCAGCTCCACGATCGGGATCATGGCCTGCGCGGTCGCACTGCTGATGATCGGCGGCGAATTCGACCTCTCCGCCGGTGTCGCGGTGACCACCAGCTCACTCGCCGCGTCGATGATCGCCTACAACCTGCACCTGAACCTGTGGGCCGGCGCCGCCCTCGCCCTCGTGGTGTCGCTGGCGGTCGGGTTCTTCAACGGCTACCTGGTGATGAAGACGAAGATCCCCAGCTTCCTGATCACCCTCAGCTCGTTCCTCATGCTCACCGGCATCAACCTGGCGGTCACCAAACTGATCACCGGCCAGGTCGCCACCCCCAGCGTCTCCGACATGCAGGGCTTCGACTCGGCCAAGAAGGTGTTCGCGTCCTCGTTCACCATCGCCGGGGTGTCCGTCCGCATCACCGTGCTCTGGTGGCTGCTGTTCACCGCGGTCGCCACCTGGGTGCTGTTCAAGACCCGGATCGGGAACTGGATCTTCGCCGTCGGCGGCAACCAGGACTCCGCCCGCGCCATCGGCGTCCCGGTCACCAAGGTCAAGATCGGCCTGTTCATGACCGTCGGGTTCGCGGCCTGGTTCGTCGGCATGCACCTGCTGTTCTCGTTCAACACCGTCCAGTCCGGGCAGGGCATCGGCAACGAGTTCCTCTACATCATCGCCGCGGTCATCGGTGGCTGCCTGCTCACCGGCGGCTACGGTACCGCGATCGGCGCCGCGATCGGCGCGTTCATCTTCGGCATGACGAACCAGGGCATCGTCTACGCGGGCTGGAACCCGGACTGGTTCAAGTTCTTCCTCGGCGCGATGCTGCTGTTCGCGGTCATCGCCAACAACGCCTTCCGCAACTACGCCGCCAAGAGGTGACCGGTATGAGTACCATCGAACAGATGCCCGTCGATACCGAACCCGGTGGGGGCGGCAAGATCCCGCTCATCGAGCTCAAGCACGTCGGCAAGCAGTACGGCAACATCATCGCCCTCGAGGACATCAACCTGCGGGTGCGGGCCGGTGAGGTCACCGGTGTGCTCGGCGACAACGGTGCCGGCAAGTCCACCCTGATCAAGATCATCGCCGGGCTGCACCAGCAGAGTTCGGGGGAACTGCTCGTCGACGGCGAGGCGCTCACGTTCGACTCCCCGAAGGAGGCCCTGTCCAAGGGCATCGCCACCGTCTACCAGGACCTCGCCGTGGTGTCGCTGATGCCGGTGTGGCGGAACTTCTTCCTCGGCCAGGAACTGCGCTCCGGACCGATGCGGTCACTGGACTCGAACGGCATGCGGGCCACGACGCAGGAAGAGCTCCACAAAATGGGCATCGACCTGCCCGATGTCGACGCCCCCATCGGGTCGCTGTCCGGTGGTCAGCGCCAGTGTGTGGCGATCGCCCGGGCGATCTTCTTCGGCGCCCGCGTCCTGATCCTCGACGAGCCCACCGCCGCTCTGGGTGTCAAGCAGTCCGGAATGGTGCTGCGCTACATCTCCGCCGCCAAGGAACAGGGGTTCGGGGTCGTCTTCATCACCCACAACCCGCACCACGCGTACATGGTCGGTGACCACTTCGTCCTCCTCAACCGCGGACGGCAGAAACTGGACTGCACCTACGACGAGATCAGCCTCGAAGAACTCACCCAGCAGATGGCCGGCGGCGACGAACTCGAAGCACTCACCCACGAATTGCGCCGCTGAATTCCTCTCGGCACTCCTGTCACGACTGCACCGCCCCGGGCTCCCCGGGGCGGTGCAGTCGTGCGCCTGGACTTCGCCGACGTCAGGGCATGTTGTAGGGAGTGATGATCCGGATCGGCGACATCACCGTGGTCACGCCCGATAATCCGCCGCGACTCTGAATCAGCATGCGGCAGGCCAAGTTCGCATCGAACCGGAGGTCGTGCTCGAGGACGGCGGAAATCTTCTTCTCACGCAGCAATTGCCGATTGTCACTGTCGAGGTCGTGGGCGATGAAGACGCGGTAACTACGGCCGAGTTTCTCGAAGGCACGCACGGTCGCCATGTTGCCACCGCCGATCGAATAGACAGCCTCGATACCGGGGTTACGTTCGAGGGCATCGAGCACGAGTTGCTCGACCGTCGAATCGAGGCCTTCGCTTTCCGAAATGTCGATCAGTGTGCGCTGAGAGCCCATCCCTCCGACGCTGCCCGAGCGCCGGAGTGCGCCGCGGAAGCCCATTTCACGCTCTTCCTCGCCGCGAAACGCATTGCTACTCAGTGTGACCAGCACACTGGCGGGGTTGTCGCGCAACCATTGCTCGAGGAGATAAGCGGCCGTTTCACCGGCCGCCCGGTTCTCGATACCGACGTAACCGACCCGGTTGCTGCTCGGGACGTCGGTAGCGTAGGTGACGACCGGGATTCCCTCCTCGGTGAGCCGATCGATGGCGTCGGCGACCTCGGTGGTGTCGGGAGCCTTGACGATGACGCCGTGCGAGGGTCGTTTGGCGAGCTTGTCGAGCACCTCGACCATCGCTGGGACCGAACCGGTCTCGCGGAAGTGAAACCGTGTCCGCACCACTGCCGGAGCGAGCGCCGGCAGTTCCGCTTCGACCGCCTCCTGGAACGCCCCGGAGAACCGGGTCGGGGCCTGCATCACGACGTCGAAGAGGTACTTCCGTCCAGCCAACCGCAGCTGGGAGCGCTGCTTGTCCAGGTCGATGATCGCCTGCGCCACCTCGGCCCGGGTTCCTTCTCGCACCCCGGCGCGGTTGTGGAGCACTCGGTCGACGGTCGCCTCACTGAGCCCGGCTTGTTGGGCGATCTCACGAACTTTGTAACGACTGTGCGCCACAATTTCCCCCTTGAGGTGAAAATGATGGACAATGCCTGTTGATTGAGGCCTGTATCACAGCAAGACTAGCAGGAGTACACGGAACACGCTCCTTCCAATGCTCCTTCGGATAACCGTCGCCCGTGGATCCGTCACCATCGACTCCGGCATCCGGCCCGGGTCGGCCGAAGGCCGAAAGGACAGCAGTGACCACCCCCACGAGCGGGATCGCCCTCCGTATGAACAAGGCACTCCCCCAGCATTTCTCGAGTTCGCTGCGTTCTGGATGGTCGCGGTCGACGACATCGCCGGGCGGCGGCGACCACGCCGCCGCTCGATGGCCGACACCGCGGCACGGCATCACCCGTGCGTCTCGCAGCTGACCTCGCCCTGACACACCTCACGCACACTTCGGCGTCCCTCGAGGCGCCGCGGAAAGGCTTCACATGACCACGCCAGCGCAGCAGAATCCCGAACGCCACAAGGTCGTGGTGATCGGCTCGGGATTCGGAGGACTGTTCGCCACGCAAGGTCTGCACCGCGCCGACGTCGACGTGACCATCATCGACCGCACCACGACACACCTCTTCCAGCCCCTGCTCTACCAGGTGGCGACCGGAATCCTGTCCGAGGGCGAGATCGCGCCCTCGACGCGGACGGTACTGAAGGACCAGGCCAATGCGCGGGTGCTGCTGGGATCGGTGACCGACATCGACCTCGCCGCCCAAACGGTCACCTCGCAGTGCGACGACACGACCACCGTCACCCGGTACGACAGCCTGATCGTCTCGGCCGGTGCGCAGCAGTCGTACTTCGGCAACGATCACTTCGCCGAGCACGCGCCCGGACTCAAGACCATCGACGATGCCCTCGAGGCGCGGGGCCGGATCCTGCACGCCTTCGAAAAGGCCGAACTGATCGACGACCCGGTCGAGCGGGCCCGTCAACTCACCTTCGTCGTCGTCGGCGCCGGCCCCACCGGAGTGGAGCTGGCCGGACAGATCGCCGAGCTGGCTCACCGCACCCTCGACGGGACGTTCCGGTCGATCTCCCCCACGGCGGCACGGGTCGTCCTGCTGGACGCCGCACCGCAGGTGCTGCCCCCGTTCGGCGCCAAGCTCGGCACTGCGGCGACCCGCACCCTGCAGAGCAAGGGCGTCGAAGTCGAACTCGGAGCCATCGTCACCGACGTCGACGAGCATGGTTTGACCGTCAAAGACGCCGACGGGCATACGCGACGCATCGAGGCGGCGTGCAAAGTGTGGTCCGCCGGGGTGTCGGCCAGCCCCCTCGCGAAGCAGCTCGCCGAGCAGACGGGCGCCCCACTCGACCGTGCCGGCCGCATCAGTGTGGGAGCCGATCTGACCCTGCCAGGGCAGCCGAACGTCTTCGTCATCGGTGACATGATGAGCCGCGACCAGCTTCCCGGTGTCGCCCAAACCGCCATCCAGGGCGGCCGATACGCCGCCCGGCACATCGCGCGGGAAGCCGATGGCACCTCACTTCCGCAGGACCGGGCACCGTTCCGCTACCGGGACAAGGGCAGCATGGCGACGGTCTGCCGGTTCAGTGCCGTCGCACAGGTGGGGCGGTTCGAGTTCAGCGGATTCATCGCCTGGTTGCTCTGGCTTGCCGTGCACCTGGTCTACATCGTGGGCTTTCGCAGCCGGATCGCCACCCTGTTGTCCTGGACCTCGTCGTTCCTCGGCAGCGGGCGAGGCCAATTGACCACGTCGGAGCAGCAGATCCGCGCCCGCTCCGCCGTGACCAGCCGGCAAGGACAGAGTGAGCGCCCCTCCCCGGCACTCATGCCAGACGAACTTGGCAGCCCATCCCACGACCCCGTCGCGCACGAGGCCGCTTCGGCGATCCGCGTTTCGTAACCACCACCCCGTTTCACCTGATTGGAGCCGTTATGTCAGAGAGGATCGGTGCCGAGCTCATCGACTTCGGCTTGCGGTGGGCACCGTTCGGCGGACCCTGCGACGACGACCTCCTCGTCGAATTCGGCATGACGTCCGGCACCTACTACAACCGGCTAGCGCGCGCGCTTCGGATGCGACCAGCTGTCCAGGGCGGTGAAGCCGCGCACCGCTCATTGCTGGACATGTGCTACCGGCAAGAGCCCCGCTCAGGCGGGTTCGAGGCGTCCACATCCGACCCTCCCACACCCACCACCAGCACCTCCCCTAGTAAATAGTTCGAAGCGTGAAAGGTTCACCGATGTCCAACGTCATCACCCATTGGCTCGACGGCAAGAGTTTCACCGGTACCAGTGGGAACACCGCCCCCGTCACCAACCCTGCCACCGGTGAGGTCACCGGTCAGGTCGCCCTCGCCAGCGTCGAGGATTCCCGCGCGGTGATCGACGCCGCAGCCGCGGCGTTCCCGGCGTGGCGGGACACCTCCCTCGCCAAGCGCACCCAGATCATCTTCAAGTTCCGGGAACTGCTCAACGAGCGCAAGGGCGAGCTCGCGGAGATCATCACCGCCGAACACGGCAAGGTCGTCTCCGACGCGTTGGGAGAGGTGTCCCGCGGCCAGGAGGTCGTCGAATTCGCCTGCGGCATCGCCCACCTGCTCAAGGGCGGCATGACCGAAAACGCCTCCACCAACGTCGACGTGCATTCGATCCGCCAGCCCGTCGGCCCGGTCGGGATCATCTCCCCGTTCAACTTCCCCGCCATGGTCCCGATGTGGTTCTTCCCCGTCGCCATCGCCGCCGGCAACACCGTCGTCCTCAAGCCCTCGGAGAAGGACCCCACCGCCGCCATCTGGATGGCCGAACTCTGGGCCGAGGCCGGACTGCCGGCCGGGGTGTTCAACGTCCTCCAAGGGGACAAGACCGCCGTCGACGAACTGCTCACCAACCCCGCCATCAAGGCCATCAGCTTCGTCGGATCCACCCCCATCGCCCAGTACGTGTACGCCACCGGCACCGCCCACGGCAAACGCGTCCAAGCCCTCGGCGGCGCGAAGAACCACGCCATCGTCCTGCCCGACGCCGACCTCGACCTGGCCGCCGACGCCATGGTCAACGCCGGCTTCGGCTCCGCCGGTGAACGCTGCATGGCCATCAGTGCGCTGGTGGCGGTCGGCGACATCGCCGACGAGTTGGTCGCGAAGATCAAGGAGCGCACCGACACGTTGAAGATCGGGGACGGCACCAAAGACTCGGACATGGGACCGTTGGTGACGAAGGTGCACCGCGACAAGGTCGCCTCCTACATCGACGCCGGCGAACACGACGGCGCCAGCATCGTCGTCGACGGCCGCACCGTGCAGGCCAACGGCGGCAAGGACGGGTTCTGGCTCGGACCCACCCTGATCGACCACGTCACCACCGACATGTCCGTGTACACCGACGAAATCTTCGGACCCGTCCTGTCCGTGATCCGGGTCGACTCCTACGACGAGGCCCTGGAGTTGGTGAACTCCAGCCAGTTCGGCAACGGCACCGCCATCTTCACCAACGACGGCGGCGCCGCCCGCCGGTTCCAGAACGAGGTCGAGGTCGGCATGGTCGGCATCAACGTCCCCATCCCCGTCCCCATGGCCTACTACAGCTTCGGGGGCTGGAAGAACTCGCTGTTCGGCGACACCCACGCCCACGGCGCCGAGGGTGTGCACTTCTTCACCCGAGGCAAGGTCGTGACCACCCGCTGGCTCGACCCCAGCCACGGCGGCCTCAACCTCGGCTTCCCCCAGAACAACTGACCGACGACGCCCGGGCCGGGCTGACGCC from Rhodococcus opacus B4 encodes:
- a CDS encoding NAD(P)/FAD-dependent oxidoreductase — translated: MTTPAQQNPERHKVVVIGSGFGGLFATQGLHRADVDVTIIDRTTTHLFQPLLYQVATGILSEGEIAPSTRTVLKDQANARVLLGSVTDIDLAAQTVTSQCDDTTTVTRYDSLIVSAGAQQSYFGNDHFAEHAPGLKTIDDALEARGRILHAFEKAELIDDPVERARQLTFVVVGAGPTGVELAGQIAELAHRTLDGTFRSISPTAARVVLLDAAPQVLPPFGAKLGTAATRTLQSKGVEVELGAIVTDVDEHGLTVKDADGHTRRIEAACKVWSAGVSASPLAKQLAEQTGAPLDRAGRISVGADLTLPGQPNVFVIGDMMSRDQLPGVAQTAIQGGRYAARHIAREADGTSLPQDRAPFRYRDKGSMATVCRFSAVAQVGRFEFSGFIAWLLWLAVHLVYIVGFRSRIATLLSWTSSFLGSGRGQLTTSEQQIRARSAVTSRQGQSERPSPALMPDELGSPSHDPVAHEAASAIRVS
- a CDS encoding LacI family DNA-binding transcriptional regulator — encoded protein: MAHSRYKVREIAQQAGLSEATVDRVLHNRAGVREGTRAEVAQAIIDLDKQRSQLRLAGRKYLFDVVMQAPTRFSGAFQEAVEAELPALAPAVVRTRFHFRETGSVPAMVEVLDKLAKRPSHGVIVKAPDTTEVADAIDRLTEEGIPVVTYATDVPSSNRVGYVGIENRAAGETAAYLLEQWLRDNPASVLVTLSSNAFRGEEEREMGFRGALRRSGSVGGMGSQRTLIDISESEGLDSTVEQLVLDALERNPGIEAVYSIGGGNMATVRAFEKLGRSYRVFIAHDLDSDNRQLLREKKISAVLEHDLRFDANLACRMLIQSRGGLSGVTTVMSPIRIITPYNMP
- a CDS encoding ABC transporter permease, with translation MSTQQDLDLSSHKVVHDERVKEQKRLQRLLLRPEIGSLFGAIAIFVFFMIVAPPFRSPEALATVLYASSTIGIMACAVALLMIGGEFDLSAGVAVTTSSLAASMIAYNLHLNLWAGAALALVVSLAVGFFNGYLVMKTKIPSFLITLSSFLMLTGINLAVTKLITGQVATPSVSDMQGFDSAKKVFASSFTIAGVSVRITVLWWLLFTAVATWVLFKTRIGNWIFAVGGNQDSARAIGVPVTKVKIGLFMTVGFAAWFVGMHLLFSFNTVQSGQGIGNEFLYIIAAVIGGCLLTGGYGTAIGAAIGAFIFGMTNQGIVYAGWNPDWFKFFLGAMLLFAVIANNAFRNYAAKR
- a CDS encoding substrate-binding domain-containing protein, whose protein sequence is MDTHNGPNASVPRKLPSRATALALSVAAAVLLAGCSSTGGKPESTGGGMASGTADTPRATIAMITHEVPGDTFWDLIRKGAETAAAKDNIELRYSADPEAPNQANLVQSAIDSRVDGIAVTLAKPDAMAPAVRAAVDAGTPVVAFNGGMDQYKSLGVPQYFGQDEKLAGISAGQRLTADGAKKALCIIQEQGQVALETRCAGVIEGFKGQTEILNVNSKDMPSVEATITAKLQQDPSIDHVVALGAPIALTAVQSKANANSSATIVTFDTNAALVDAIKAGDVQWAIDQQPFLQGYLAVDSLWLYLNNRNTIGGGMPTLTGPAFIDQSNIDSIAEYAQAGTR
- a CDS encoding ATP-binding cassette domain-containing protein; this translates as MSTIEQMPVDTEPGGGGKIPLIELKHVGKQYGNIIALEDINLRVRAGEVTGVLGDNGAGKSTLIKIIAGLHQQSSGELLVDGEALTFDSPKEALSKGIATVYQDLAVVSLMPVWRNFFLGQELRSGPMRSLDSNGMRATTQEELHKMGIDLPDVDAPIGSLSGGQRQCVAIARAIFFGARVLILDEPTAALGVKQSGMVLRYISAAKEQGFGVVFITHNPHHAYMVGDHFVLLNRGRQKLDCTYDEISLEELTQQMAGGDELEALTHELRR
- a CDS encoding CoA-acylating methylmalonate-semialdehyde dehydrogenase; this translates as MSNVITHWLDGKSFTGTSGNTAPVTNPATGEVTGQVALASVEDSRAVIDAAAAAFPAWRDTSLAKRTQIIFKFRELLNERKGELAEIITAEHGKVVSDALGEVSRGQEVVEFACGIAHLLKGGMTENASTNVDVHSIRQPVGPVGIISPFNFPAMVPMWFFPVAIAAGNTVVLKPSEKDPTAAIWMAELWAEAGLPAGVFNVLQGDKTAVDELLTNPAIKAISFVGSTPIAQYVYATGTAHGKRVQALGGAKNHAIVLPDADLDLAADAMVNAGFGSAGERCMAISALVAVGDIADELVAKIKERTDTLKIGDGTKDSDMGPLVTKVHRDKVASYIDAGEHDGASIVVDGRTVQANGGKDGFWLGPTLIDHVTTDMSVYTDEIFGPVLSVIRVDSYDEALELVNSSQFGNGTAIFTNDGGAARRFQNEVEVGMVGINVPIPVPMAYYSFGGWKNSLFGDTHAHGAEGVHFFTRGKVVTTRWLDPSHGGLNLGFPQNN